The DNA sequence TGCATCACGCTCTTGAAGAGCTTAAGCGTCGAACGGATGCTCAGTTGATAACGATTGATGGCATTCGTGCAACATTCCCGTATGGTTGGGGAATTTTACGATCATCCAATACGCAGCCAGTTCTTTCTGTGCGATTTGAAGGAAATTCGCCTCAAGATCTTGAACGATTAAAAAAAGATTTTTCCGAATTATTAAAGCCATTTATTGATTCCACCGTTTTGCAACGCGAATTTTCTCTATGAGAACGATCGGTTTACATTTACGTATCACTTCATCGATTGTGGATCTCATACCCCAAGCACTGGAATTGGGCACTAAGAGTTTTCAATGTTTTATGATTCACCAGGGCACGGGAAACTATTTAGAGCTTTCATCGCCGGAGATTGATCGATTTCTTGCATTGCGCGATGAATGCGGTTATTTATATGCGCATGCTTCTTATTGGGTTAATTTGAGCGGAAAAGAGACCGGCCACACGATTCATTTATTACGCCGTGAAATTGAAATGGCAAAAGCGCTTCATTTTAATGCGATAGTGATTCATCCTGGAGCTGCAACTGGTTGGGCAACAAAACAAGAGGGGATCGATCAGTTTGTGCGTCTTTTTAACGCATTAATAAAAAACGAATCGAATATGCATTTTATTATTGAAAATACGGCACATGGCAATGCGACCGTTGGTAGTGATCTTGAAGACTTAAAAGAGATTTATGAGCGGCTTGAACAATCGGAAAAGGTTTCTTTTTGCCTTGATACCGCGCATGCATACGCGTATGGTTATGATATTGGATCTGCTCATGGACGTGAACAATTTTTGCAGCTCGTCGATCAAACAATCACTGCAGATCGTGTTTCACTCATTCATTTAAATGATTCGAGCGAAAAATTAGGCACAAAAAAAGATCGGCATGAACTGCTGGGCAAAGGGAATTTGGGCCAGCAAGCGCTCAAAGAATTTACGCATATTAAAGCATTTGCGCAGGTGCCGTTAATTTTGGAACTGCCGCCGGTAGAAAATGAAGAGCAAGCAGAAATGCTAGAATTAGTTCGCAGTTGGTGCCGATAGCAAAAAAAGGAAAGTGAGTATGAAGCGAATTGCAATTAATGGGTTTGGAAGAATTGGAAAAACATTTTTGCGCGTTATTATGGCCGATGCGGCAGCAAAAAAAGATCTTGAAGTCGTCGCAATTAATATCGGCCCGGCAAAAACAGATTTAATTGGGCATCTTTTTCAATACGATACGCTGATGGGCAAATTTCCCGGGACCGTTGAGCAGCGTGGGAATGAATTAATTATCGATGGCAAAAAAATTGCTTTAATTGCTGAAAAAGATCCTGCCAATCTTAATTGGGCCGCGCTTAAAATTGATTGGGTGGTTGAATGTTCAGGAAAATTTACTCATCGAGAAGATGCAGAGAAGCATTTAAAAGCTGGTGCAAAAAAAGTGCTCATTTCAGCTCCTGCTACCGACGAAGACGTTTCAATTATTCCTGGAGTGAATGATGCAATGTACGATGCAAAAAAGCATAACATTGTTTCGCTTGGTAGTTGTACCACAAACGCTGTGTTTCCACTGCTTAAAGTATTGCATGATCAATGCGGGCTTGAACAAGCGATGATGATGACGACGCATGCATACACCAATACGCAAGTGCTTCTTGATGTTGAAGCAAAAGATCCGCGCACTTCTCGCGCAGCTGCACTCAATATTATCCCGACATCCACCGGCGCTGCAAAAATGGTACCAAAAGTGATGCCAGCACTTGCAGGAAAAGTAGAAATGTCTTCCGTTCGCGTCCCTGTTGGCAAAGTTTCACTCATTGAGTTGACGTTTTTATCAACAAAAAAACTATCTGCAGAAATTATTAATACTGCATTTATCGATGCATCAAAACAATCGATGCGCGGCATTATTGAAGTGGAAAGCAAGCCGTTAGTTTCATCTGACTTTTCAGGAAATAGTTCATCAGTAATTCTTGATGCACCGCTTACGCGTTCCTTAGGTACACTTTCATCAGTCTTTGGATGGTACGATAATGAATGGGGCTACAGCTGCCGCCTTAAAGATTTTTTGATGCGAGATGCTTGAAAAATCTTATTTTTTTGAAAGCATTTTAATAACTGCTTCGTTGAATTCAGGAATATCTGCCGGCATGCGGCTGGTGACGAACTTGCCATCAACGACGACTTTTTGATCCACCCAATTTGCTCCTGCATTAATCAAATCGGTTTTGAGTGAAGGCCACGAAGTCATCTTTTTTCCTTGGACAAATCCGGTTTCAATCAATGTCCATGGCCCATGGCAAATTGCTGCTATTGGTTTACCAGTATCAACGAAATCTTTAATAAATTTAATAGCGGCTGGCATCACGCGCAATAAATCAGGGTTTATAATACCGCCTGGCAGCACGATCGCATCAAAATCTGCAGCGCGTGCTTTTTCTAGAGGAAGATCGACTTGAAATTCATCGGCCCATTCTATATGATTCAAAGCTTTCACTTTAGGAAACTTGGGTGAAATTAATGTAACGGTAGCGCCTGCATCTTGAAGCCCCTTACGCGTATCAACCATTTCAGGTCGCTCAAAGCCATCGGTAACAAGCATTGCAATTTTTACGCCAGAAAGTACTGAACTCATAGTTTTTTCCTTCAAAAAAAAGTCTTTTTTTGAATTTATAATAATGATCAGAACTGAGACAATAAATAGATTTGATTATTTTATTTCGAGAATCTCTGCTTCAATCATCGCATAATTCGGATCTGTTTCACCATCTTCCATTGCCCAGCAGGCTGCAAGCACCGCTTGCACATAGGCCCATTCTTGGATTCGTTGACGATCAAAGTTTAAATGCTGTGCAAAGAGCGTAATGCGGCGAGCAATGATATCGTTGAGGTTTTGTTGATGCAATAGTTCCGGAAATGGATTTCTGATGAATGCACCCACTTCATACGTTGGATCGCCCCAAATTCCTTTAGGATCTATCGCAAGCCAACTATCGCGTGCACTGGAGACGATATTTTCGTGATGTAGGTCGCCATGAAGCAATACTTTTTCTTTTTGAGTTGCGAGTAACGAACTGGATAGTTCGCGAGCCTTATTAATATGAATCGTCGATAATGCAGGATGTGGATTTTCTAACGCTTTGAGCCATTCAGGTAGATCGGGAAACAGCGAAGGTTCTGCTACTGGAATCGTATGCAGTCGTTTTATGACCGATACCGTATGCGCGATTGCTTGATCGTCACGATGGGCGAAAAAAGATTTAAGCGTCGTTCCTGAAATAGCGTGCTCAATAAGCAAAGCATTCATAGATAAATCAGCATCAAGTAATCGAACGGAACCGCTTCCTTTATACGTATCGAGCGTTAAGCCTTCTTGTTTTATGGCAATACTATCAAACCCCAATTTTACGACTATAGGCTTTTTATGTTGGAAACCTTTAAGTACATAATTGTACGAAAGATTCCTAAAAGGCGTCAGATCGGTCAGTTGCCATTTGACCGCTAATGCTTCAACGATAGTAGGCAAATTTTTAAGCCATTCTTTCCCTTGCGCCCCCCAAGCTTGAACTACATTTTTTTCTAAGGTAGACATAATTCCTTAATTTTTATTGCGATAGACTGCGGGTTTTCGTTTTCTGAGTTTACTTCAATAGTATACGTTAAATCCCAATAAATATAATCATAGTGGCTGCGGGCGTGCCCTCTGGGCGATGTGCCCCGAGCAGTTTCACGTTCTTCTAGTGTATTTAAGGGAGCAGCTATTTTTATCCAGTAAGTCTGAGCATTCTGCAATTTTTCCTGTAAATCATCCAACCATTCTTTTTTGTAGGCGATATAATCAACAATAATATTGCAGCCATTGTTTGCGTATGCAGCTATCGCGGAATTCATACCATAGGCTACTTTTTCTCCCTCTGGTCCGGTAAAGAGAGAGATTACAGGATTGCCCTCATGGTCTTTAGAGGATTCAACCCATCGTATAGGGTTTTGAGATTGCCAAAAAGTGATATTTTTGAGATTGATTTCTGGCATGGGCGAATCAAATAAATTATCGATGCCTAACTTTATCCATAAATTTGGCATCATCAGTCTTTGGAATTCTTTTTGAATAGAACTTTTACCAGCAGCAGATGGCCCATTGAGAATAATTACTGTTCCATTCATTTTGGTCCTTAAATGGTATACAAATAGTATAGTTTAAAGATAAACAAAAATGGAGTATTTGTGCGACTGCTTGCGGTAGTTGATGCACTTCTTGTTTATCCCCAAATATTGAGATATAATAACGAGCAATTATAAAAATAAACGGGCCCATAGCTCAGCGGTGAGAGCAATCGGCTCATAACCGAGAGGTCCCAGGTTCGAATCCTGGTGGGCCCACCAGTTTACGTTTATTCAGGCCTTCCGGCTCGGCAAACTACGACTGGCGCGGCCAGTCCTTTTTAAGGATTATAAGCGCATTATGTTGTTTTTATAATGCATGGATTTTCCCAAGAAATGTCCTGAAAGGACTTAAAAAAAAAGGGGTTACTTTATGAATGAGTACCCACTCTCAAAATTCATAGATCTTATCCAGTACGACCAATCTATTGTCTCTGCAGAAAAAGAAAGAACTAAACTACAGCACGAACTTCACACGCACAAACAAGAATTTGATGTTCTTCAGACTTCAATGGAGAATGCCAAGCAACATCTTCATGATATGCGTAAAGAGGTTGATGTTAAAGAGCGAGAAATGGCCGATCTTGATGAACAAGAGAAAGGCAAAAAAGCGCGCCTTGAGCAATCAAACAGCCAGCGAGAATATGAATCGCTCAAACATGAAATAGAGGCGGTTAAAAAAAAGCAATTGGGGCTTGAAGATGGTCTTATTGCTGCATGGAAGACGTACGAAGTAACTCAAAAAGAAACCGAAGAAAAAAAAGCGTTTTGCGTCAAAAGATCTGCAGAGCTTGATGTTGTGATTCAAGAGGTGATGCAAAAAATTGCAGCTATCGATCATAAGATCAAAGAGCTGTTGGTCGTTCGTGTGCAAAAAGAAGAGGGCATACCTGCTGATTGGCTTGAAAAATATGCATCGATGCGCTTAAAAGTATCTAATCCCGTAGTGCCAGTGCAAAACGGAAGCTGCAGCGCATGCTTTTATCAAATTTCCCAAAAAGATATTGCCGAATTACGTAAAAATAAACTGCTTGTTTGCCGTGATTGTTTTAGGTTTCTCTATCTTGAGCGCCCGAGCGGCTCGGATCACAAGGAAACACCAGCATCATGACCCAGCTTTCGCTTTTTGAGCATTGCACGGAACCGACAAAGCCAAAAGTAAAGAAGGGGCACACCTGGCAGCTTTTTGTTGATGGTGCAGCTCGAAAAAATCCAGGGATTGCGGGAGCGGGAGTCGTCATTAAAAAAGATGATGAACTGGTGAAAGCAAAAGGCTTCTATCTCGGGCACAAAACAAACAATCAGGCTGAATATTTTGGGCTTCTTTTAGGCATTTATCTGTGCCGAAAACTTATAGAGCCGGATGATATGCTTTATATCATGGCCGATTCAGAACTTCTCATTAAGCAAATGAAGGGTGAATACCGTGTTAAAGATATTCATCTAAAAAAATTATTTGAGTTAGCGTGGGTGCTTCTTGCAAATCAGCGTTACTCATTTTGCCATATTAAGCGAGAGTATAATGCCGAAGCGGATGCTGCGGCAAATGAAGGGATAGATAAAAAAGTATCACTTCCTCACGAATTTGTGAAAATCCTTGAAAATCATGCAATTACTCTCTAGGTATCGTTCGCTTTCGTTTATATTTCTTTCTCTCATTATTTCCACAGACGCATTTGCGTGGAGGTATCGCTACAAAAAAAAGATTATTGATCAAGCAGTTGAGGCGTCCATTCAATCTGAGATTGAAACTACTATGCCGACCGATTCATCGGTCGAAAAAAAAGAGCTGAATGAAGAAAGGCCACGAATTGTTAACGTGCTTCTCGATGAAGCACAGCGTTCAGATTTTCAGGGTTGGACGATCAGTGCGCCCTCCGGTTTTCATTTAATTGCCTATGAAAGCGTTTCTGGCATACATTTTCAAGAACCGGAAATAAGGCTTACTGCGCAGAAAAAAAATATTTTGATTAACGGAAAAAAAGTTGCTCACGCGCGTTTTTTTATTAAACCAAGTGAAGGGTATGTGCAATTCAAAGAGCGCGAATACCATGGATCTTTTTTAATCGATGCATCAGGTGATACAATTCAATTAATTAATTGTCTTGAGCTTGAAGAATACGTTTATTCGGTGCTTAATTCTGAAAGTTGGCCTGGCTGGCCGCTTGAAATCAATAAAACTTTTGCAGTCGCTTCGCGCAGCTATGTAATGAAACGAATCCAAGAAGCAAATACAAAAAAGAAATTGTATCATATTAAAAATACTAATATTCATCAGACCTATAACGGCGTGCATAAGAGCGAACGATTGAGGGAAGCAATAGAGCAAACCCGCGGATTAATTATGGCATATAATGGAAAGCCAATTGAGGCGATGTTTGATTCATGTTGCGGGGGAGTGATTCCTGCGCATATTAGCGGCATCGATTTTAAAAGTGCTCCTTATCTAGCGCGTGAAAAAAAATGCAATTTCTGTAAAGGATGCAAAATATTTGGTTGGCGTGTGGAATATTCGCTGGAGCATTTTCAAGAATTGCTTAAAAAAGCGGGGCATTCGGTTCGATCAATACGAGAAATTAAAGTAGTAAAGCGTGATAAAGCGGGCGTTGTACAACGTGTTTTGATTCAAGGATCGAATCACGCGCTCCATTTAAATTGCAAACAAATGTATGCGCTATGTAGCAAAATTAAAAGTTATTGCTTTACGGTAGAAAAAAAAGGGAAAGCAATTTGCTTTACTGGAAAGGGGTACGGCCACCACATGGGCATTTGCCAGTGGGGAGCGCGCCGCATGCTTGACGCAGGGCATCACTATAAATCTATTTTGCAGTTTTATTATCCGGGTGCTACGTTAATGCAGATGAAAGCTACAGGATCATCTGTATAAATTAACATACGTTAATAAAAACGATTCTTTTTTAGGGGTAAAAATGCCCGGATACAAAACACATTTAGTTGGTGGCGTGGTTTCATTTGGATTAGTTGTTTTTATTGCCGGTTTTTTATCGGCATCGTTCTCAACGTTATTCGAATGGTTGTGCTGCGCATGCCTTGGTGCCTTGTTTCCCGATATCGATATTAAAAGTAAGGGGCAACAGCTTTTTTTTAGGGTAACTGCGGTAGTTTTTGTTGTATTGCTTTGGCAAAGGAGGATCACCGACGTCGCTATTATGAGCACTATTGCATTGATACCACTTACGGTAAAGCATCGCGGTATTACGCATTCGATGTGGTTTATCGGCGCGCTTTGCGCAATGATCTTCACAATCGTTGCGTGCACAGCCGCCTCCTATTTAACTATGGTATTTTTTGATCTTCTCTTTTTCTTTGCGGGTGCATTTTCGCATGTCCTTTTAGATTTTGGCCCTCGAAAACTTTTCTTTCGTAAATAATCACCAATGGTCAATTCTAGCCTCTGTTAGTAAGGGACATTGAATTGTAAAAGGAGAGAGAATAAAAAAAGGCCGAGAAATTCCTGGGCTTTAAGATTGAGCGTGTTCTTATTTTAAGATTTTGTATATGAAGTAACTCAAGCCAAAAATTCCAGCTGCATACAGTGCGCATTTCATGAATGGCAGAGCAGTAGTAATTTTTTTTAAGTATTCATCCTCTTGAAGCTTTTTCTTAAAAGCTTCTGTTTCTGTTTGACTAAGTGGCGTAAGTGTGAGTTTAGATGCACTCAAGAACTCATGATTGGAATTTTTAGCAAAATATAAAGTATGATAATTGAAATCCGAATCTCGTACTATTGCCTTGAATTCGACTAAATCTTCTCCGTAAGAAGTTTTTTGAGTTATAGCGTTAACGCGGTAAGCTTTTTTCTTTAAGGTAATTATTTTTTCCGGTTCTAATTTTGCAAGAGCTGAACCAGTCTTAGAATCAGCCTTAAAAGTTTGCATCGCTGATAAATGAACAGAATTAGCTAGTGCAAAACAGCTTAGTAAAAATGTAATCAAAAATTTCTTCATAGTAGAGCTCCATTTTTATCAAATAAAACGTATGTATTAATAGTATACCGGAACTATAAATAATTACAATTACGATTATAAGATAAAAGATAAGCATAATTGGTAGCGGGCTATAATTATTACTCATTAAGCCTGAAAAGATGCGCGCAATTTTTATTAATTGATTCGCTTATTGTCGTTACCGGGCAATTTCGCAAAGCAGATAGAAATTTTGCTATGGTTTTAAGTTGTGCAGGTGAATTTTGTTTGCCCCTTATTTCTTGAGGAGGCAAGTAGGGTGCATCGGTTTCGAGCAGTATGCGCTCAAGTGGTACATTTAGGAAAACTTCTCGAAGTGCATTGTTTTTAGGATAGGTCAATGGGCCGCCAATTCCAATAAAAAAATCACGCTTCATCACTTCTTGCGCAAATTTCATATCTTCAGAGAAGCAATGGATAACGCCACGCAGATTTCTATCACGAAATTCATCGATAATAGCGAGTGTTTCATAGGCTGCATCGCGTGTATGCACAATGAGGGCGCGATCATATTTTAATGCGAGCTCGATTTGCGCGCGAAACGCATCTTCCTGTCGCGCGCGATCAAAATCTGGATAATGAAAATCGAGGCCGCATTCGCCGATGGCGACAATGTTCTTTTCATTATCCGCAATAATTAATTTTTCTATTTTCTCTAAATCTGCGCGCCAATTTTCTGTCGCATCATTTGGGTGAATGCCAACCGCTGCAAAGCAATTTGGAAAATGCTGAGCCAGCAAGACGCAATTTTGGCTTTCAATGAAGCTTGTTCCCACATTTATAATGCGATTTACGCCAGCTTCAGCTGCCTGATCAATAATAGTTTTTGCCAGCGGAAAATGTTCGGGTAAAAGGGGCGTATCAAATGTTTTTTTCACCATAATATTAATATGGCAATGAGTATCGCATAAAATTGGCTTGTGATTTTGCATAATAACGTTCTTCCTATTTTTTATGCACATCCTTCGGTTTAAAGAATTAAACCATGTAAGTGGCGTTTCTTGCGAGTGAGAACTCATCAAGACAGAAGGAATGAGCAAAATGGTATTTTTTTTCAAAAATCTGGCTTTATTTTAACCGAATTTGACAAACATTTAAATCGAATTAGGCTATTTGACTGATGTCATAGGAAATCATAGGAAGAAAAAAGTAGAGTCGGATGAAGAAGCAGTGTTAAACCATTTAAACCTATTAGGAGTTCTTTCATGAACAAAAGTCAGCTCATTGACTCCTTGAGTGAAGAAACATTATTTACAAAAAAAGACGTAGCGCGCTTACTGGATAGCTTAGCGCGTACTGTACAACGCGCGTTAAAAAACGGCGACAAAGTACAGTGGGCGAGCTTCGGTACGTGGTCTGTTTCACGTCGACCAGCACGTAAGGGAATCAATCCTGCAACAAAGCAACGTATTGATTTGCCTGCAGTGAATGTTCCTCGCTTTAAACCAGGAAAAGCGCTACGAGAAGTGGTACGTTCAATCTAATGTGATTGAAGTTAAAAAAGCTTTATCTGTTTGGGCTGCGTAAGCAGCCCATTTTTTTTACTATTCAACTCCTCTTTTTTCCAGTATTTTCTATAGATATATAGTTCGTCGAGCACATTTTAAAGGTTTATCATGATAGATTTAGGGCTTTTGCGAGAACATCCAGATCAGATAATAAAACTGCTTACTATCAAAGAACCCTCGTTTGATGCGCAGTTGCTCCTTAAAAAGGATCAAGAATTAAGGACAATGCGCTCGCGCGTTGAAGAGCTGCGCCACCAAAAAAATCAGCTTGCGGCAAACGCAAAGTCTGGTATTACGCCCGAGATTAGAGAACGATCAATCGCCTTAGGTACCGAGCTCAAACAAACAGAAAAAGAGCTAGAAGTACTCGAAAAAGAATTTAATGAACTTTATTTACGCTGCCCAAATATTCCCTCTACCGATATTCCATTGGGCGGAAAAGAATCGAATAAAGTTGTCCGCCAAGAAGGCGGTAAACCAACGTTCTCATTTCCAGCAAAAAATCATATCGATCTCGCGACCGCTTTAGGTTGGCTCGATTTTGCATCGGCTGCTAAAATCACTGGCAGTAATTTTGCGCTTTATCGCGGCGATGGCGTAAAAATGATTTATGCGCTTTCTATGTTTATGCTCAAGCATAATCAAGAACATGGCTTTCAGATGATTCTGCCGCCTTATTTGATAAATGAAGAATCGCTCAGGGTTGCTGGTAATTTTCCTAAATTTAAAGATCAGGTGTATGCAACTGAGAATGATCCACTGTTTTTAATTCCAACGGCGGAAGTCAGTTTAACAAATCTCTATCGGGATCATATTTTTGAGCCGACCGATTTACCAATGCGCCTTACATCGTGGACGAGTTGTTTCAGAAGGGAAGCAGGATCTTATGGCGCCAATGAGCGCGGATTGATCCGCATTCATCAATTTGAAAAAGTTGAACTATATACATTTACTCGTCCTGAATATGCTGATCAAGAGCTTGACAGAATAGTTGCTTGTGCAGAAGGACTTTTGAAAAAATTAGGGCTTCATTATCGCATTTCATTATTAGCTGGCCAAGATTGTTCTTTTCAATCGGCAAAAACATTTGATATCGAAGTATGGATTCCAAGCTTGAACGATTATAAAGAAGTGTCCTCGTGCAGTAATTGCACCGATTTTCAAGCGCGCCGCGGCATGATTCGTTACCGCGAAGCTGCGGGAGAGAAAACAAAACTTGTTTACACGCTCAATGGTTCGTCATTAGCGCTACCACGATTGATGGTGGCTATTATGGAAACGTATCAGCAAGCGGATGGTTCTATCGCAATTCCAGATATTCTTAAAAATTATGGTGTTTGGTAACAATGGAAAAAAGGTTGAGTCCAGAAACTGCACAAAAGATTAAGCAGTTAGAAATTAAAACTCGACGCCTTTTGCAAGGTTATTATATTGGCGAGCACCGAGCGGCGCAAAAAGGGTACGGGCTTGAGTTTGAGCAGCTCAGCGACTATCAATTTGGGCACGATGTGCGTTTTATTGATTGGAAAAGCTCTGCGCGCATGAATAAACTTTTAGTGCGCGAATATAAAGATGAGCGAAACCGCTCCATTATTATCGCATTCGATATTTCAGCATCTACTTTTTTTGGTGCACAGCAATCGAAAAACGACGTAATGATCGATACGGCCACGATTCTTATCATGGCAGGATTTTATAGCAAAGATATGGTTGGATTGGTGCTCTTTAGTGATCATGTCGAAAAATACATTCCGCCCGCGCGTTCGCGCCAGCACATTGAACTTTTATTGCGCACGTTATGCGAAATTAAACCGACTGAGAAAAAAACGTCGATCAGCAGTGCTCTTGATTACATTGCACGATTAAAGCGACGCGATGCGATCGTTTTTGTTCTCTCCGATATGATTGATGGAGAGCAAAACCAAAAACAAGAGACTTTGCGATTTGATAAGGCGCTTAAAATGATCTGCGCGCAGAATGATTGTATTGTTTTACGCATGCGCGATCAGTTAGAAAGAGAATTGCCGACTGCCGGATTTATAACAACGATCGATAGTGAAACTAAGCAAGAAGTTCTTTTAAATTTGAGCCGCGCTGGTGCAAAAAAATGCAATCGCATGTTGCATGCATTTAACGACCAGCAATCAAAAATATTAAAAGCTTCAGGGGCAGATACGGTTGATATTGAGAATCCGGAAAAAATTGTTGAACAATTAGTAAGATTCTTCCAAGCGCGTACTTCAAGATGAATAATGGGTAGTAAACTATGATGCAAGAAGCACAGGGTATTAAACTTTACGATCTTTATGGTTGGTGGTACAAACCGTTTTGGCATCAACCGGCGTTTTATATCCCTTTTGGGATAGTGATTTTTGCGCTGCTTTTGGCGATGCTCTTTTTTTGGGTTCGTTACATTAAACGCTCACGAAAAAAAGTGCTCGATCCGTGGCAAGAAGCGCTTAATAACCTACAAAAGATCAATTTGGGCTTGTTTGAAGATCAAGATACGCATAAACTGTTCTATGGACATCTAACTAAAGTGCTTAAAACCTACTTGGCAAAGCGATATGAACTTTCGCTTGAGGGTAAAACCGACCAAGAAGTTATTGAGGCGGTAAAACATTCTGGATTGCCTGCAGATTTGCAGGAGCAGGTGCGGCATCTTTTTTCGGGCGCTGAAATAATTAAGTTTGCGCATCAAGAAGGGGCGGGTGAACGAATGCGCTATGATTTGATTCGTGCGATCGATATTGTGCGTAACACGATCCCAAATCCGCATTTGAAGAAAAAAGTGGGTGGTGAGATTTTGCGTGAGGGAAAAAACTCAGCAAAAAATGAAAAAACGAATTCGGCATATTCCTCTGATGAACAGCTGAGATAGGTTTTTCGGGATTTACAACGTTTAGGGACTTGCATGTATTTTGACTTGTCGGTTAATCCATCGTCGCTTTATATCCATTGGCCTTTCTGTCCGTACAAATGCCACTTTTGTAACTTTGTTGCCATTGCTGGCCACGAAGAATATATGCACGATTATCACCTTGCTCTTAAAAGCGAGATTGAGCGCTTTTGTTCTGAGCGTGAGCGCAAACTCTCTATTGAGACGATTTATATGGGGGGCGGCACGCCAAGCACGTACCCACTTTCCGAACTACTTGACACGTCTGGTACACTATATAAAGTCATCGATTTTTTACCAGGGTACGAATGGACGATCGAAGT is a window from the Candidatus Babeliales bacterium genome containing:
- the serS gene encoding serine--tRNA ligase, which produces MIDLGLLREHPDQIIKLLTIKEPSFDAQLLLKKDQELRTMRSRVEELRHQKNQLAANAKSGITPEIRERSIALGTELKQTEKELEVLEKEFNELYLRCPNIPSTDIPLGGKESNKVVRQEGGKPTFSFPAKNHIDLATALGWLDFASAAKITGSNFALYRGDGVKMIYALSMFMLKHNQEHGFQMILPPYLINEESLRVAGNFPKFKDQVYATENDPLFLIPTAEVSLTNLYRDHIFEPTDLPMRLTSWTSCFRREAGSYGANERGLIRIHQFEKVELYTFTRPEYADQELDRIVACAEGLLKKLGLHYRISLLAGQDCSFQSAKTFDIEVWIPSLNDYKEVSSCSNCTDFQARRGMIRYREAAGEKTKLVYTLNGSSLALPRLMVAIMETYQQADGSIAIPDILKNYGVW
- a CDS encoding DUF58 domain-containing protein, whose protein sequence is MEKRLSPETAQKIKQLEIKTRRLLQGYYIGEHRAAQKGYGLEFEQLSDYQFGHDVRFIDWKSSARMNKLLVREYKDERNRSIIIAFDISASTFFGAQQSKNDVMIDTATILIMAGFYSKDMVGLVLFSDHVEKYIPPARSRQHIELLLRTLCEIKPTEKKTSISSALDYIARLKRRDAIVFVLSDMIDGEQNQKQETLRFDKALKMICAQNDCIVLRMRDQLERELPTAGFITTIDSETKQEVLLNLSRAGAKKCNRMLHAFNDQQSKILKASGADTVDIENPEKIVEQLVRFFQARTSR